GCATCGTCGGAAACCGGGGGCGTGGGACTGGGAGGGGGTCCCGGCGGTGCCCTATGAGGGGCCGAGGGGTGTCTGTGGCTCCCGACGGGTGCTGATCGGCCCCCGGGAGCGCGCGCCCTATTTCGTGATCCGCTACTTCGAGCTCCCGCCCGGTTGCCGGTCCTCCCTGGACCGCCATTCCCACGACCACGGGGTGGTGGTCCTGCGGGGCCGCGCCCAGGTGCAGCTGGGGGAAGAGCGCTTCGAGGTGGGGCCCGGGGACGTGATT
This DNA window, taken from Thermoflexus hugenholtzii JAD2, encodes the following:
- a CDS encoding cupin domain-containing protein, giving the protein MGTVHRRKPGAWDWEGVPAVPYEGPRGVCGSRRVLIGPRERAPYFVIRYFELPPGCRSSLDRHSHDHGVVVLRGRAQVQLGEERFEVGPGDVIYIAPHEAHQFVNIGEEPFGFLCVIPNKALLRERRSEEGE